Genomic DNA from Paenibacillus sp. KS-LC4:
CGCCTTCGGTATTTGCGAATTTGCCTAAGTTGCTGGAACGAGCGGGTACGGGCCCGAAAGGATCTATCACCGCCTTCTACACGGTTTTAGTAGATGGGGATGATATGAACGAGCCGATCGCAGATGCGGTACGGGGGATTTTAGATGGCCATATCGTTCTGAGTCGTCAACTTGCACATAAAGGACATTTTCCAGCCATTGATGTCCTGCAATCCGTAAGCCGGGTTATGAAAGAAATTATTACGGAGGAGCAGCAGGATGCGGCTAATCAGTTGAAGCGCCTGTTATCTATTTATAAGGATTCGGAGGACCTCATCAATATTGGGGCTTATCAACGCGGTTCTAATGAAGAAATTGATTTGGCGATGCAATTTATTGATTCGATTCATCAGTTCACGAGACAAAAAACAGATGAAAAAGTCACCTTGGAAGAGGCTCAAGAGCGGCTAATAATTGATTTTTACAGGAGATGAAGCGTTGAATGGGAGCTTTTCGTTATTCCTACCAGAAAATCGTTGATCTGAAGACAAGTGAAAAAACGCAGGCTGAATGGATTCTGTCCTCTTCAATTGGAGAACTCCAGGCTGCCGAGCTAACCGTCGAGCAATTGCGTGAACGCCGAGAGGAATGGGAGCAGAAGCAGCATCAGTCTTCGCAGTCTGGCGTTTCATTGGCTGAACTTCAGACCATTCAACAATATGTGGAATATTTGGATTCATGTATTGAAGCTAAAATGCTTGAAGTGAAACGGGCGCAAAAGGTCGTCGAGCAAAATCGGATCAAGCTTTCGGACAAAATGCAGGATGAGAAGGTATGGTTGAAGGCAAAGGATAACGAGAAGGAACGTTTCCGGTATGCGATGCAGCTAAAGGAGCAAAACGAGTTGGATGAAATGGCAACGGTCCGTTTCATGGTAAGCGTGCCGTAAACATCCGGCTGCAGCGCAAGGTTAGAGGGAGTGAAATCAGTGGCAGATACAGATGTGGAGAAACAAGGATATAGTGGATTTGAGCGGGCTATGTTTTTTATGACCCCGGTGTTGTTTACGATTGTTGTGCTCGGTATATTGCTAATACTTCTTAATAGCGATATGCGAAATCAGGCGCTAACGATCGGAAATTCAATTCCATTGCTCAAAGATGTGCTGCCGAACCCGCAGTCTGCTAGCGGTGAAAGCACAGATGAAACGCTCAAGGCAGAAAATATGACTCGTAAAATTGCCGAGCTGCAAGCTCAACTGACAGAGAAAGAGGGCCAATTGACGGAGACGTCGACTCTTAAAACGGATCAGGAAAAGGAAATTGCCAGCTTGAAGAGTCAAATTGAGCAGTTGAAACAGTCAAATGCAACAAAGGCGCTTGAGGATGAGGCCTACACGGCCAAAATTAAAGAGCTTGCTAGCATGTACGCGCGAATTGCTCCTAATAAGGCTGCACCTATTTTAGAAAGCATGACGCTTGATGAAATGGTGCTCGTGCTCGATGCGATGGCTCCTAATGATCGTGTGAAAGTGTTGGAGAAAATGACGCCGAAAACGGCGGCTGATGCGACGCTGAAGCTGAAGGATACCGTTTCGGCGAAAGATTTGCAAATTGCGGCGCTGCAATCGCAGCTTAAAAATGCCCAGTCGACGACAGCTACCACGACTGCCACGACTTCTACACTGGATTCGACGCAGCTAGGTGCAACGTTTGCAGCTATGGATGCGAAAAGCGCTGCCAAGCTGCTGATGACGATGTCGGATGTAAGTGCCAGCAAGGTGCTGCGGATTTTGAACGCGGTAGATGACACAACAAGATCCAATATTGTTGGCGAGATGTCGACGCTGAATGATAAAGTAACAGCGCAAATCGTTTCGAAGCTGATGGCGGGTAAATAGAGGGGAGGTGAAAAAAATGGACGTTTTATCATCACCAGCAGCTTCACAGGCGGCGGCTCCTTCCGCTGGTGTGAATGCCCAAGTGAAGGGTACAGGCGATGCGGCTTTTGCCCAAACGCTAAACGGTCAACTAAATAATGGCCAAGCAGGAACAGGTACTGGTACAACAACTCCAGCAAATACGACAGATGCGGCAGCACTCGGAACAATTCGGATGACTGCGCTAAATGTAGCCGGGTTGCTTGGAGAAACGAACAATCAGGATTTGCTTGCCGCTATTGATGGGCTGCTAGAGCAAATGGATGAATTGGATGCTGCTGATACCGATGAGGCTGCACTAGCCCAATTGGCAGATTTGCAAGCGATGCTGGAGCAGATGCAGGCATTGCTGGCGTTGTTAGGTTCTCCGCTTGTCACTTTGAAACAGCCTGATGAGCTGCTTTCCTCAGAGGAGCTCGTTCAAGCAGAGGACGCAGGGAATGATCACGTTGCAGTAAAAGCACAATTTGCGCTTGTAAAGCATGATTTGGAAAATGCATTGATTCAGCTTGCTAATGTGCTTGAGCAGGGCTCTGCGAAACGCGTTCAGCAGCAGGAGCCATCGCAGCTGATTGCACAGCAGCTGGAAGCTTTGCAGAAACTGCTGCTGAAGCAGAAGGAAGCAGGCACGGCCGATCGCAATAACAGCAATGCTCAGGCGATATTTGAGCCAGCTGCAACGGATGAGGCTGCTCCTTGGCAAACAGCTGCATGGCTTCAGCGTTTGAACCAGCAGTCACAGCATACTATCGCCTTGAAAAGCGCAGTAGCGGAAGCTTTATCAGCCGAAACTTTGGTTGAAGAAACGGCAGATACAGCCGATGATGAGTCTGTTCTGGCTGGTAATTTAAATGCAAACTTTGCTCATTCGCTTAAGCAGGCAACGACTAGCGTGGCAACGAGAGCAGTCGCTCAGCCTTACGTACTTGCAGACCAATTTGCGGAATCCATGACGGGGCTTATCGTACAGAAGTTTGATATTTCTTCATTGAACGGGAAGCACGAGGCTAAAATCATGCTGTTCCCTGAACAACTGGGCCAGGTTGATGTTAGGATCACGATGCAAAATGGTCAATTGACGGCGCTTTTCCATACGGATACGGTAATGGCCAAGGATATGCTGGACAACCAAATGTCGCAATTGAGACTGGCACTGCAATCCCAGGGCTTAACGATTGACAAGCTTGAAGTGACGCAGGGTCAAGCTGCATCAGAGCTATTTAACGGCGGGCAGGGACAAGGCTCCAATCAACAATTCACGAATCGGAACAACAATGGAAAAGGCGGAAACAGAGCGGATGAAGCTGCTTTTGAAGCAGATGTAATCGAGCAAATCGCCATTCAGGATATGGGCTACGGACGGTCGGTTAACGCAACTGTCTAAAGTGAGGTTAGGGTCATGAGCAACCATTTGCGGGATGGAGGTGATGGAATTGGCAGTCGTTACGAATAAAGTAGTCTGGCCGAATTATGATCAGACCAATGTTAAAACAGCAGGAAAGACCGAGGATGATAAAACATCGCTTAGTAAGGACGCATTTCTCGAATTGCTCGTCACACAGCTTAAAAATCAGGATCCATTAAGCCCGCAGAGCAACACAGAGTTTATTGCCCAAATGGCGCAGTTCACCTCAGTCGAGCAGTTGATGAATATGAATAAGCAGCTTACACAGCTGAATTCGGACATTGGCAGTGCATCTACAATGATTGGCAAGAGCGTAACATGGAAGGAGCTTGATGATAAAGGAAGCACCGTCATGTATACGGATGTTGTGAAGTCGATTGTAGCAACAGACGGGGTATTATATGCCAAGTTTGAAGATAACACGATGATTAAAGTAAGTGACATCGTTACTATTTCTGAGCAGACTCCAGCAGAGACGGAGGAGCCTGAAACGGATGCTCCAACTGAAAGTGTTGGTGATGCTGAAACGCCTGATAGCGAGGCCGCTGCTGATAGCGGGGAGGAACAAACCTCATGAGCGACAGCGTAAAGATTGGACATTATTTTCCACTCAAATCCTCGTCATTAAACAATGCGAAGTCGGCGGGGCTAAAATCACAGCAGCCAAGTGAATTTCAGGATTTGCTTGATTCAAAAGTATTGAAATTCAGCCATCATGCTGAAGTTAGGATGAAGCAGCGTGGCATTCAGCTTCAAGCCGATTCAATAACGAAAATTGTAAATGCTGTTGACGAAGCGGCATCTAAAGGCGCGATTGACTCTTTAATCGTTTTTAAGGATATCGCGATGATCGTGAATGTGCCTAGTCGTACAGTCGTTACTGCAATGGACGGCAAGCAAATGCAAAGCAATGTGTTCACGCAAATAGACAGCGCCGTTATTTTAAGCTAGAGCCGGACCAATACGGAGGCTCTTCAGGCTGCTGACCGACAGAGGCAGCCAACTAATCAAAAGGATAAACCTAAATTTAGGAGGGCTTAAATACTATGCTAAGATCAATGTACTCCGGTGTGTCAGGTATGCGCGGTTTTCAAACGAAGCTGGATGTCATCGGCAACAATATCGCGAACGTTAATACGGTGGGCTTTAAAGGCGGCCGCGTCATGTTCAGCGATATATTAAGCCAAACAACAGCGGGTGTTACTGCTTCGACTGAAGGCGAGCAGGGCGGTGTGAATGCGAAGCAAATCGGACTTGGTGTCAGCATTGCTTCTATTGATACCATTCATACGCCAGGCAGTGCAATGACAACAAACCAACCGACGGATCTTCGCATTGACGGCGATGGATTTTTTCAAGTGAGCCCTACTGCAGACGCTGAGGTTTCTTACTTAACCAGAGCCGGAAACTTTACACTTGATGCAAACAGGCAGCTTGTAAATGCAAATGGGTTGTTTGTATTAGATAATGGTGGTGGTGTTATTACTTTGCCAGCAGAGGTCACTTCGTTCACAATAGGGCAAGATGGGATGATCACCGGTATTACCGCGGATGGAACACAAGAAGTTGCTCAGATTGGAGTAGTCAAAGTCATTAATCCAAGCGGTCTTGAAAAAATGGGCGGTAATCTTTATCGTATGACGAATAATGCCAATCCAGACGGAGATATTGAAGCCTTCAGAACCGTTGCAGGTGACGCTGATCTTGGAACAGGCGCAATCGTAGCTGGACAACTGGAAATGTCGAACGTTGACTTGACAGGCGAGTTCACAGAAATGATCGTAGCTCAGCGCGGCTTCCAAGCGAATTCGCGTATCATCACGACTTCTGATGAAATTTTGCAAGAGGTTGTCAATCTGAAACGATAATCGCTAGGCATGACGCAGGTGGGGGGCTATAGCGCCTCCCCCGCGATGTGAGGGGGCAGTTTATGATTACAGTGACTCGTATTAATGGTACTAAGCTCATGATCAATGCTCTGTTGATTGAAGTGGTGGAGGAAGTGCCCGATACCATTATTACTTTGACCACTGGAAAGAAATTTATAGTGGTGGAAAGCTCGCAGGAGCTTTTGCTGCTGATCCAGAATTATCTTCGTACGATCGGCGTATATGCGGCGGCCCAGAAGAGTGAACAGACGGAGGGTCCATAGAGATGAAAAAAATGTTGCCATGGTTAGTAACTATACTGCTGTCAATTGTATTAATTGCTGTTGTGGCCTGGTTTATGTGGCCCACAATAATGGGAAGTACAAAAGAAGATTCGGCTAACCAAGAGGTTGAAGTCAAGCATCTTACTGCCGATGAGCGTGTCGAAGTAACCTCAGAGCTTAAAGAATTCAAGCGTAACTTGAAAGATTCGAACAAAGTCGTTGTCGTTAGCTTTGCTTTCCAACTGGACAGCAAGAAGACGAAGGAAGATTTTGATAAAATCATTGAAATCGAAGTTAAGCCGATTATTAACCGGGCACTTGCAGATATGACGGCTGAAGAGTTGAATGGCTCTAAAGGCGAGGATTTGCTGGAATCGAAGCTGCTCAATGAAATTAATCCGATTTTGGATAAAGGGCAGAAGCTGGTCAAGGTAGAAATAACAGCGTTTATCATGACCAACATTTAATGCTGGTTGGCGACATTCCTTGAAGGGGGTGAGAAAATTTGGTTGATGTTTTATCGCAAAATGAGATAGATGCGCTGCTGGCGGCCCTAAATTCTGGCGAGATGGATGCTGAGGATTTAAAAAAGGAAGAAGAAACGAAAAAAGTCAGAGTTTATGATTTCAAACGCGCTGTTCGATTTTCGAAGGATCATATTCGCAGCTTGACTCGCATACACGAGAACTTCGCGCGATATTTGACAACCTATTTCTCAGCGCAGCTTCGTACTTTCGTTCAAATCAGTGTAGTTCAGGTCGAGCAGCTTCCTTATGATGAGTTTATTCGTTCGATTCCGAAGATGACCATATTGAATATCTTTGAGGCGGAGCCGCTTGAAGGACGTATGGTGATGGAGGTGCATCCAAATGTCGCTTACGCGATGCTGGATCGTATGCTTGGCGGTCAAGGAGTTGCGCCTTCCAAAATCAATAGCTTGACTGAAATCGAAACGATTATTATGGAAAAGATTTTTAGCCGGACGTTTGAGAGTTTGCAAGAGGCGTGGAAAACAATCATTGATATATCTCCACGGCTGGAAGCACTTGAGACGAATCCTCAATTTATGCAAATCGTATCGCCGAATGAAACAATCGCGCTTATATCCTTAAGTACGAAAATCGGTGAAACGACGGGGATGATCAATCTTTGTATACCCCACGTTGTCATTGAGCCCGTTATGCCTCGTTTGTCGGCGCATCATTGGTTCGTTTCGCAGAAAAAGGAGCGTATTCCAGCGGAAGTTGAAATGCTGGAGCAGCGCGTCAGCAAAGCGAAGCTGCCGATTGTTGCCGAGCTTGGTGAATCTTCCATTACCATTCAAGAGTTTCTGGGTCTTAATGTCGGAGATGTCATTTCGCTTAGCAAGCCGGTAGGGGAAGGCCTGCATATTAAGGTAGGCGATAAATTGAAGTTCATCGGCAGTCCAGGCTCCGTGAAAGATCGGTTGGCTATTCAGCTTGATGAAGTTGTGAACGAAGGAGCGGGAGAAGAATATGACGAGTAAAGATTATTTGTCGCAGGAGGAAATTGATGCGTTACTAAATCAATCTTCTGGCAGTACGGATGCTGAACAGCCATCTGCCGATGATGTTCAGTTATCAGATTTCCTCTCAGCTATGGAACAGGATGCGCTTGGTGAAATAGGGAACATTACGTTCGGAAGCGCAGCAACTGCCTTGTCCACATTGCTAGGCGTGAAGGTGGATATTACGACGCCGGAAGTTACCTTTATTCGCAGAGATCAGCTGTCAGATGAATTTCCAAAGCCACATGTTGCAGTAAGTGTTCAATATGTTGACGGCTTTCAAGGAATAAATTCGCTTGTCATTAAGACGAGAGACGCACAAATTATTGCTGATTTAATGCTTGGCGGGTCAGGTAATCCTACAGATGAAGAGCTTAATGAGATTCACATTAGCGCCGTCCAAGAAGCGATGAATCAAATGATGGGGTCATCTGCAACGTCGATGTCTACTATTTTCAATCGTTTTGTCAATATATCGCCGCCAGGCATTGATATTCTCGATGTAGACAACGGTGGGGGAATGGGTCATCTGCCTCCGGTAGATATATTCATAAAAATTTCATTCCGTCTTAAAATTGGAGATTTGATAGATTCGACAATTATGCAGCTACTGCCAGTTTCTTTTGCTAAGCAAATGGTTGCTATTCTTATGGGTGAAGAGACGGCTGTAGAGAGCGCGACAATAGTCGAAGCGCCTCCGGTGGTAGAAGCCCCTCCGGTTGCTCCGCAAGCGCCACAGAGCGCTCCAGCGCAGCCTACGGCTCCATCGTTGCAGAAGCAAGAACAACAACCGCCAGCGGGATATTATGAAGCGCCGATGATGCAGCCGCCTGGCCCGAATACATATGGCCATGCAGCCAATCGCAATGTGAATGTCCAGCCTGTGCAGTTTGCTAATTTCAATAATGCGCCATATATTCAAGGCGATGAAACAAACCTCAATTTACTGCTCGACATACCACTGAAGGTTACCGTAGAATTAGGAAGGACCCAGAAGCAAATAAAAGATATTTTGGAATTGTCTCAAGGGTCTATTATCGAGCTGGACAAGCTTGCTGGTGAGCCTGTAGACATTCTGGTTAACAATAAGCTGATCGCAAAAGGCGAGGTTGTCGTTATTGATGAGAACTTCGGCGTACGTGTAACCGATATCGTAAGCCAATGGGACCGAATTCAAAAATTACAATAGCATCCTAGGAGGAAGAAAAAGATGGCAAACCGCATTCTAATCGTAGACGACGCAGCATTTATGCGCATGATGATCCGCGATATTTTATCCAAAAATGGTTACGAGGTAGTTGGTGAAGCACCAGATGGTGCACAAGCAGTGGA
This window encodes:
- a CDS encoding flagellar hook-length control protein FliK, which gives rise to MDVLSSPAASQAAAPSAGVNAQVKGTGDAAFAQTLNGQLNNGQAGTGTGTTTPANTTDAAALGTIRMTALNVAGLLGETNNQDLLAAIDGLLEQMDELDAADTDEAALAQLADLQAMLEQMQALLALLGSPLVTLKQPDELLSSEELVQAEDAGNDHVAVKAQFALVKHDLENALIQLANVLEQGSAKRVQQQEPSQLIAQQLEALQKLLLKQKEAGTADRNNSNAQAIFEPAATDEAAPWQTAAWLQRLNQQSQHTIALKSAVAEALSAETLVEETADTADDESVLAGNLNANFAHSLKQATTSVATRAVAQPYVLADQFAESMTGLIVQKFDISSLNGKHEAKIMLFPEQLGQVDVRITMQNGQLTALFHTDTVMAKDMLDNQMSQLRLALQSQGLTIDKLEVTQGQAASELFNGGQGQGSNQQFTNRNNNGKGGNRADEAAFEADVIEQIAIQDMGYGRSVNATV
- the fliJ gene encoding flagellar export protein FliJ; translated protein: MGAFRYSYQKIVDLKTSEKTQAEWILSSSIGELQAAELTVEQLRERREEWEQKQHQSSQSGVSLAELQTIQQYVEYLDSCIEAKMLEVKRAQKVVEQNRIKLSDKMQDEKVWLKAKDNEKERFRYAMQLKEQNELDEMATVRFMVSVP
- a CDS encoding flagellar basal body-associated FliL family protein; the protein is MKKMLPWLVTILLSIVLIAVVAWFMWPTIMGSTKEDSANQEVEVKHLTADERVEVTSELKEFKRNLKDSNKVVVVSFAFQLDSKKTKEDFDKIIEIEVKPIINRALADMTAEELNGSKGEDLLESKLLNEINPILDKGQKLVKVEITAFIMTNI
- the flgG gene encoding flagellar basal body rod protein FlgG; its protein translation is MLRSMYSGVSGMRGFQTKLDVIGNNIANVNTVGFKGGRVMFSDILSQTTAGVTASTEGEQGGVNAKQIGLGVSIASIDTIHTPGSAMTTNQPTDLRIDGDGFFQVSPTADAEVSYLTRAGNFTLDANRQLVNANGLFVLDNGGGVITLPAEVTSFTIGQDGMITGITADGTQEVAQIGVVKVINPSGLEKMGGNLYRMTNNANPDGDIEAFRTVAGDADLGTGAIVAGQLEMSNVDLTGEFTEMIVAQRGFQANSRIITTSDEILQEVVNLKR
- the fliM gene encoding flagellar motor switch protein FliM; translated protein: MVDVLSQNEIDALLAALNSGEMDAEDLKKEEETKKVRVYDFKRAVRFSKDHIRSLTRIHENFARYLTTYFSAQLRTFVQISVVQVEQLPYDEFIRSIPKMTILNIFEAEPLEGRMVMEVHPNVAYAMLDRMLGGQGVAPSKINSLTEIETIIMEKIFSRTFESLQEAWKTIIDISPRLEALETNPQFMQIVSPNETIALISLSTKIGETTGMINLCIPHVVIEPVMPRLSAHHWFVSQKKERIPAEVEMLEQRVSKAKLPIVAELGESSITIQEFLGLNVGDVISLSKPVGEGLHIKVGDKLKFIGSPGSVKDRLAIQLDEVVNEGAGEEYDE
- a CDS encoding flagellar hook capping FlgD N-terminal domain-containing protein, producing the protein MAVVTNKVVWPNYDQTNVKTAGKTEDDKTSLSKDAFLELLVTQLKNQDPLSPQSNTEFIAQMAQFTSVEQLMNMNKQLTQLNSDIGSASTMIGKSVTWKELDDKGSTVMYTDVVKSIVATDGVLYAKFEDNTMIKVSDIVTISEQTPAETEEPETDAPTESVGDAETPDSEAAADSGEEQTS
- a CDS encoding MgtE protein, with the protein product MADTDVEKQGYSGFERAMFFMTPVLFTIVVLGILLILLNSDMRNQALTIGNSIPLLKDVLPNPQSASGESTDETLKAENMTRKIAELQAQLTEKEGQLTETSTLKTDQEKEIASLKSQIEQLKQSNATKALEDEAYTAKIKELASMYARIAPNKAAPILESMTLDEMVLVLDAMAPNDRVKVLEKMTPKTAADATLKLKDTVSAKDLQIAALQSQLKNAQSTTATTTATTSTLDSTQLGATFAAMDAKSAAKLLMTMSDVSASKVLRILNAVDDTTRSNIVGEMSTLNDKVTAQIVSKLMAGK
- a CDS encoding flagellar FlbD family protein; this encodes MITVTRINGTKLMINALLIEVVEEVPDTIITLTTGKKFIVVESSQELLLLIQNYLRTIGVYAAAQKSEQTEGP
- the fliY gene encoding flagellar motor switch phosphatase FliY, coding for MTSKDYLSQEEIDALLNQSSGSTDAEQPSADDVQLSDFLSAMEQDALGEIGNITFGSAATALSTLLGVKVDITTPEVTFIRRDQLSDEFPKPHVAVSVQYVDGFQGINSLVIKTRDAQIIADLMLGGSGNPTDEELNEIHISAVQEAMNQMMGSSATSMSTIFNRFVNISPPGIDILDVDNGGGMGHLPPVDIFIKISFRLKIGDLIDSTIMQLLPVSFAKQMVAILMGEETAVESATIVEAPPVVEAPPVAPQAPQSAPAQPTAPSLQKQEQQPPAGYYEAPMMQPPGPNTYGHAANRNVNVQPVQFANFNNAPYIQGDETNLNLLLDIPLKVTVELGRTQKQIKDILELSQGSIIELDKLAGEPVDILVNNKLIAKGEVVVIDENFGVRVTDIVSQWDRIQKLQ
- a CDS encoding TIGR02530 family flagellar biosynthesis protein; this translates as MSDSVKIGHYFPLKSSSLNNAKSAGLKSQQPSEFQDLLDSKVLKFSHHAEVRMKQRGIQLQADSITKIVNAVDEAASKGAIDSLIVFKDIAMIVNVPSRTVVTAMDGKQMQSNVFTQIDSAVILS